In Diceros bicornis minor isolate mBicDic1 chromosome 24, mDicBic1.mat.cur, whole genome shotgun sequence, the following are encoded in one genomic region:
- the TEX22 gene encoding testis-expressed protein 22 → MCLPAVSYGRNACQRLEETKLADPSASVCEPPESKRPSRRWSVSIDERRRLAVLGGWERPGVAGGPPSCRDITRIVAQLVSEDVDKDVLLPHPPRSAESTNAFHAFLARSAPFWQNVTLEALGSRSPPS, encoded by the exons ATGTGCCTCCCTGCTGTGTCCTATGGCCGGAATGCCTGCCAGCGGCTGGAGGAGACCAAACTCGCGGACCCCTCGGCTTCT GTGTGCGAGCCGCCGGAGAGCAAGCGCCCGAGCCGCCGTTGGAGCGTCAGCATCGACGAGCGCCGGCGGCTGGCCGTGCTGGGCGGCTGGGAGAGGCCGGGCGTCGCAGGGGGGCCCCCCAGCTGCAGG GACATCACGCGGATCGTGGCCCAGCTGGTGTCCGAGGACGTGGACAAGGACGTGCTCCTCCCCCACCCGCCGAGGTCTGCCGAGTCCACCAACGCCTTCCACGCCTTCCTGGCCCGGAGCGCGCCTTTCTGGCAGAACGTGACTTTGGAGGCCTTGGGCTCGAGGTCACCGCCCTCCTAA